A single Candidatus Methylomirabilota bacterium DNA region contains:
- the pyrF gene encoding orotidine-5'-phosphate decarboxylase, giving the protein MKPADRLLVALDVEGLGEAEALMGRLAGVVTGCKIGTQLFTAAGPAAVEAARKRGLRVFLDLKYHDIPNTVAGAVREATRLGVFMLNVHASGGLAMMRAAAEAATKAARDFGVPRPLCLGVTVLTSLDRATLEREVGVTASVEAHVLRLAERAREAELDGCVASPREIRMLRVALGNRWVIVTPGIRPAERADDQARVATPRQARDAGADYLVVGRPITAAADPAAVARDIVSQLE; this is encoded by the coding sequence CTGAAACCCGCTGACCGGCTCCTCGTCGCCCTCGACGTCGAGGGCCTCGGCGAGGCGGAGGCGCTGATGGGCCGGCTCGCCGGTGTCGTCACCGGCTGCAAGATCGGCACGCAGCTCTTCACCGCCGCGGGGCCGGCCGCCGTCGAGGCGGCGCGGAAGCGCGGTCTGCGGGTCTTCCTCGACCTCAAGTACCACGACATCCCGAACACGGTCGCCGGCGCCGTGCGCGAGGCGACGCGCCTCGGCGTCTTCATGCTGAACGTCCACGCGTCGGGCGGGCTCGCGATGATGCGCGCCGCCGCCGAGGCCGCGACGAAGGCGGCGCGGGACTTCGGCGTGCCGCGCCCGCTCTGCCTCGGGGTGACGGTGCTGACGAGCCTCGACCGCGCGACGCTCGAGCGCGAGGTCGGGGTGACGGCGAGCGTCGAGGCCCACGTCCTGCGTCTGGCCGAGCGCGCGCGCGAGGCGGAGCTCGACGGATGCGTCGCCTCGCCGCGCGAGATCCGGATGCTCCGGGTGGCGCTCGGCAACCGCTGGGTGATCGTGACGCCGGGCATTCGCCCGGCAGAACGCGCCGACGACCAGGCGCGCGTCGCCACGCCGCGCCAGGCCCGCGATGCCGGCGCCGACTACCTCGTGGTCGGCCGCCCGATCACCGCCGCGGCCGATCCGGCCGCCGTGGCGCGCGACATCGTGAGTCAGCTGGAATGA